The sequence ATGCTCTCGGCGGCGGTGCAGCGGGTCACGGGGCAGCGGGTGCTGGATGATCTGCGCCCCCGCCTGCTGGCCCCGCTGGGCGTCGGGGAGGCCACCTGGATCACCAGTCCCGAGGGCGTGGACGCGGGCGGCTGGGGCCTGAGCCTGACCACCGCCGACCTGGCGCGGTTCGGTGAACTGCTGCGCTGCGGCGGCGTGTGGCAGGGGCAACGCCTGCTTCCGGCAGAGTGGCTGGCGCAGGCCACCCGCGCCCAGATTCAGACGGGTCACTCTGACCCCGACTGGGCCTGCGGCTACGGGTATCAGTTCTGGCCCTGCCGCCACGGAGCCTTTAGGGCGGACGGCATGTACGGCCAGTTCGTGCTGGTGCTGCCGCAGCAGGAAGCGGTGCTGGGTATCACGGCGGGCACCCACCGCATGCAAGACATTCTGAATGCCGTGTGGGACGAGTTGCTCCCCGGTTTTCAGGAAGGTGCCCTGGCAGACGACGCGGAAGGGGTGGCTGCCCTGCAAGACGCCTTGTCGGCGTTGCGGCTGCCCCTGCCCTTTTGTGGTCAGTCCCCAGCAGAAAATGAAAGGGATTTCTTCTCCCGCACGTTCGCCTTGCCGCCAGAGACACGGTTTTTCGCGGACGATCAGGTGGTGCCCGACCTGACCCCGAGTTGGACGCACTTCACGGTGACGTGGGGGAAGCCCGGCACCCTGACCTTCTTTGGCCCGGCAGGCCGCCAGACCCTGCACGCCCGCCCGGACTCCTGGGAGGTGCAGCTCAGCGACCTCTTTGCCGATCAGCGGGCCGTGGAGGTGGCCGCCCACGCCGCGCAGCGCCCCGACGGGGCCTTTCAGTTCACCCTGCGCCTCCTGCCGACGCTGCGGGAAGGCCGGGTGGTGGTGCGTCCGGGTGAAGCCGCCGAACTGTACCCGCCCGCGCCGCTGGAGCAGGCCAGCGCCCCCCTGATCGCCCCCGAAATCTTCCCCGACAAGGAGCTTCATGACTGATTCCGTCACCCGAACAAGCACACCCCTGACGGCCTGGACGTTCTGCGAATGGCCGCAGGACACGCCGCTGAAAGCCCTGCTGATGGATGCCGGGCTGAGCGCCCAGGGCTGGCGCACGGCCACCGTTCCCGGCACCGTGCAGCAGGAATTGCTGGCGCTGGGCGAGTTGCCCGACCCCTTTTACGGCCTGAACGAGCACGAAGTGCAGTGGGTGAGCGACCGCACCTGGGTCTACCGCGCCGCCTTCGACCTCCCGGCCAGCAGCGAGGAACAGACCGACCTGTGCCTGGAAGGGCTGGACACCCTCTGCACGGTTTACCTGAACGGCGAGGTGCTGCTGGAGTCGGACAACATGTTCGTGCCGCACCGCGTCAGCCTGCGTGGCCGGGCCAGGCCGGGGCACAACGAGCTGCTGCTGGTCTTTCACCCGGTGCTGCCGCACATTCACCGTCTGCGCGACCAGCACGGCCCGCGCACCGCCTGGAACGGCGACCCGGCGCGGGTGTACCTGCGTAAAGCCCCGTACCACTTCGGCTGGGACTGGGGGCCGACCCTGCTGGCAGTGGGGCCGTGGAAACCCGTGACCATCGAGCGTTACCGCGCCCGCCTGGCCGACGTTTATCCGGAAGTCACCGTGGAAGGCGAGCGGGCCACCCTCCGGCTGTCGGTGGAACTGGCCGGAAACGTGGCCGACACGGCGCTGGCCGTGACCCTGCGCGACCCGGACGGGCAGGCCGCAGTGCAGGCCAGCGGACGTCTGGACGAGGTCAACCGCGTTTACGAGGTGCCTGCCCCGCGCCTGTGGTGGCCGCGCGGGCAGGGCGAGCAGGCGCTGTATACCCTGGAAGTCGAACTGCGGCAGGGTGAGCAGGTTCTGGATCGCCACAGCAAGCGCCTGGGGCTGCGGCGCGTGGAGCTGTCGCAGCAACCGGTGGAGGGCGAACCGGGGAGCAGCTTCACCTTCGCGGTAAACGGGCGCGAGCTGTTCATGGGCGGCACCAACTGGATTCCCGATGACCTGCTGCTGCCCCGCATGACGCCCGAGCGTTACCGCGACCGGGTGCAGCAGATGGTCGAGGGCCAACACCTGATGGTGCGCATCTGGGGCGGCGGGGTCTATGAGGACGACCTGTTCTACGACCTGTGCGACGAGGCGGGCCTGCTGGTCTGGCAGGATTTCATGTTCGCGTGCGGGCTGTACCCGGATTACCCCGAATACCTGGAAAGCGTGCGCCAGGAGGCGCAGGCGGCGGTGCGGCGCTTGCGGCACCACCCCTGCCTGGCGCTGTGGTGCGGCGGCAACGAGAATTACGCGGTGGCGCAGGCAGTCAAGGTGCCCGAACCCGCCGCGCTGAGTGCTACTGGGGGGAACGCTTCGGCCAGCGGCGAGGTGTTCGTGGGGCCAGCCATTCACGCCGGGGTGCTGCCGGAAGTGGTGGCGGCCCTCGACCCGCGCACGCCCTACTGGACGGACAGCCCCTTTGGCGGTGAATTCACCCGTGACCCGCACGTGGGTGATCGCCACACCTGGGACGTGTACCACGGCATGGTGCCCATCGAGGATTACCGTCTGGTGGAGGGCCGCTTCGTCAGCGAGTTCGGGATGCAGTCGGCTCCCAGCCTGGCCGCCGTGGAAGCGGTCACCCCGCCGGAGGAACGCCGCCCTTACAGCCGCGTGATGGAGCACCACCAGAAGGCCAGGGGCGGCACGCGGCGGCTGGCGAGCTACCTGAGTGACCACTTCGACCCGTCCCCGGACCTGGAGCAGTTCATCTACGACACGCAACTGTTGCAGGCGGACGCCATGAAGTATGCCTACCAGGCCTTCCGCAGCCGCTGGGGTCGGCCAGGGGCCAGGGCGGTGTCGGGCGCGCTGGCCTGGCAACTGAACGATGTCTGGCCGGTCTCCAGTTGGGCCGTCATCGACTCGCTGGGCGTGCCCAAACCCGCCTACCACGCGATTGCCCGCGAGCTGCTTCCCGTGACGGTGGTGCTGGATCGCCGGGCCGGGGAGCTGACGGCCTGGCTGACCAGCGACCGCGCCGACGACACCCCACTTGCACTGCACTGGGAAGCCTTCGATTTTGCCGGGGAGCGGCTGGCCGAGCAGCGCTGGGAAGCGGTCGCGCTGGCCAACGCGGTCACACCGCTGACCCTGCCGGAAATGCCTGTGCTTGAGAACGCCGTGCTGTTCCTAAGGGCCTTGCGCGACGGTCAGGAGGTCAGCCGCTCGGCCGACTGGCCGCGCCCTTACCGCTTCCACGCTTTGCCGGACACCCCACCCCGCGCCCAGTTTGATGGCATAACCCTGCACCTCGAGGCCGAGCGCCCCCTGCGCCACGTGTGGATCGCCTCGGGGGCGGCGCGTCCCAGTGATAACGCCCTGGATTTGCGGCCCGGCGAGTCCGTGAACGTCACTTTCCACCGACCTCTCACCCAGCCTTTGCGGGTTCAGGCGCTTGGCGTGCCTGCCTTCACCGTGCCTGTCCAGTCCACTTTCCAGGAGACCCCATGACGTCTTTTCTGAACCCCGCCCAGCAGTCCTTTGTCGAAGACCTTCTCTCGCGCATGACCCTGGCCGAGAAGGTGGGCCAGATGACGCAGATCGAGAAGAACAGCGTCAAACCGGGCGACCTGGCGCGGCTGAGCATCGGTTCAGTCCTCAGCGGCGGCGGCGGCAACCCGGAGCCGAATACCCCGCAGACGTGGCGCAACATGGTCAGCGCCTTCATCGACGAGTCCCTGAAGTCCCGGCTGGGCATTCCACTGATCTATGGCTCGGACGCGGTGCACGGGCACAACAACGTGCACGGCGCGACCATCTTTCCGCACAATATCGGGCTGGGGGCCACCCGTGACCCGGATTTGCTGCGGCGGATCGGGCGGGCCACCGCGCTGGAAGCCTG is a genomic window of Deinococcus reticulitermitis containing:
- a CDS encoding serine hydrolase domain-containing protein, which encodes MPDPAPWPTPEAAGLRSGAVLNFLRRVQVSGLELHGLNLWRQGRPVLEGHWWPYHAGTLHQLNSVSKSFVSAAVGLCIEDGHLKLETRLLELFPEYAAVAAPGVEALTLRHLLTMSSGHAAPVRSRLKFTPGPPWTETYLREPLAHPPGTHFLYDSADTFMLSAAVQRVTGQRVLDDLRPRLLAPLGVGEATWITSPEGVDAGGWGLSLTTADLARFGELLRCGGVWQGQRLLPAEWLAQATRAQIQTGHSDPDWACGYGYQFWPCRHGAFRADGMYGQFVLVLPQQEAVLGITAGTHRMQDILNAVWDELLPGFQEGALADDAEGVAALQDALSALRLPLPFCGQSPAENERDFFSRTFALPPETRFFADDQVVPDLTPSWTHFTVTWGKPGTLTFFGPAGRQTLHARPDSWEVQLSDLFADQRAVEVAAHAAQRPDGAFQFTLRLLPTLREGRVVVRPGEAAELYPPAPLEQASAPLIAPEIFPDKELHD
- a CDS encoding beta-mannosidase; amino-acid sequence: MTDSVTRTSTPLTAWTFCEWPQDTPLKALLMDAGLSAQGWRTATVPGTVQQELLALGELPDPFYGLNEHEVQWVSDRTWVYRAAFDLPASSEEQTDLCLEGLDTLCTVYLNGEVLLESDNMFVPHRVSLRGRARPGHNELLLVFHPVLPHIHRLRDQHGPRTAWNGDPARVYLRKAPYHFGWDWGPTLLAVGPWKPVTIERYRARLADVYPEVTVEGERATLRLSVELAGNVADTALAVTLRDPDGQAAVQASGRLDEVNRVYEVPAPRLWWPRGQGEQALYTLEVELRQGEQVLDRHSKRLGLRRVELSQQPVEGEPGSSFTFAVNGRELFMGGTNWIPDDLLLPRMTPERYRDRVQQMVEGQHLMVRIWGGGVYEDDLFYDLCDEAGLLVWQDFMFACGLYPDYPEYLESVRQEAQAAVRRLRHHPCLALWCGGNENYAVAQAVKVPEPAALSATGGNASASGEVFVGPAIHAGVLPEVVAALDPRTPYWTDSPFGGEFTRDPHVGDRHTWDVYHGMVPIEDYRLVEGRFVSEFGMQSAPSLAAVEAVTPPEERRPYSRVMEHHQKARGGTRRLASYLSDHFDPSPDLEQFIYDTQLLQADAMKYAYQAFRSRWGRPGARAVSGALAWQLNDVWPVSSWAVIDSLGVPKPAYHAIARELLPVTVVLDRRAGELTAWLTSDRADDTPLALHWEAFDFAGERLAEQRWEAVALANAVTPLTLPEMPVLENAVLFLRALRDGQEVSRSADWPRPYRFHALPDTPPRAQFDGITLHLEAERPLRHVWIASGAARPSDNALDLRPGESVNVTFHRPLTQPLRVQALGVPAFTVPVQSTFQETP